The Deinococcus sonorensis KR-87 genome includes a window with the following:
- a CDS encoding GreA/GreB family elongation factor, protein MAREIKLTREGFSRLEQTLNNERARLEEATRILQEQMEASADFEDTGLEDAKREKLNIETRIEELEDTLARATLLDGHADTDRVSLGTVVVLQNETTSKEMRVQLVSAPEAAVLGGSLPRISEDSPVGTQLLGRRAGETFVVNLDNGKQVKYRVSGIE, encoded by the coding sequence ATGGCACGTGAAATCAAGTTGACCCGCGAGGGTTTCAGCAGACTCGAACAGACCCTCAACAACGAGCGGGCCCGCCTGGAAGAGGCGACCCGGATTCTTCAGGAGCAGATGGAGGCCTCGGCCGACTTTGAGGATACCGGGCTGGAAGACGCCAAACGCGAGAAGCTGAACATCGAGACCCGCATCGAGGAACTTGAGGACACCCTGGCCCGCGCCACCCTGCTGGACGGCCACGCCGACACCGACCGGGTCAGCCTGGGCACCGTGGTGGTGCTGCAGAACGAGACCACCAGCAAGGAGATGCGCGTGCAGCTGGTCAGCGCCCCGGAAGCGGCCGTGCTGGGCGGCTCGCTGCCGCGCATCAGCGAGGACAGCCCGGTGGGCACCCAGTTGCTGGGCCGCCGCGCCGGCGAGACCTTCGTGGTCAACCTCGACAACGGCAAGCAGGTCAAGTACCGGGTCTCGGGCATCGAGTAA
- a CDS encoding polyprenyl synthetase family protein, producing the protein MRPDLLKRVEALLPGTHQRPEVQLLYRMMRDYPQRGGKGVRSELLLLSAQAHGVQPGSAAWESALWLATALELFQNWVLIHDDIADDSEDRRGQPALHRLHGMPLALNAGDALHAYMWAAVQQAGVPGAFSEVLDMIHRTAEGQHVDLAWVEHREWQLHPDDYLEMVRLKTGYYTVVVPLRLGAVVAGRTPDPRFEAAGVALGAAFQIRDDVLNLIGDAALYGKEIGGDLLEGKRTLIVLHWLDHAPADQRATFLAQMARTRSDKDPQQILTLLEWLRESGSVQYAQEVANRLGDEGLTLLSAALAGLPGQDAAGQILTLAEQLTRREA; encoded by the coding sequence ATGCGCCCCGACCTGTTGAAGCGCGTGGAGGCCCTGCTGCCCGGCACCCACCAGCGACCCGAAGTCCAGCTGCTCTACCGCATGATGCGCGACTACCCGCAGCGCGGGGGCAAGGGCGTGCGCTCGGAACTGCTGCTGCTGTCGGCGCAGGCGCACGGGGTGCAGCCGGGCAGCGCGGCCTGGGAATCGGCGCTGTGGCTGGCGACGGCCCTGGAACTGTTTCAGAACTGGGTGCTGATCCACGACGACATCGCCGACGACTCGGAGGACCGGCGCGGCCAGCCGGCCCTGCACCGGCTGCACGGCATGCCGCTGGCGCTGAACGCCGGCGACGCGCTCCACGCCTACATGTGGGCCGCGGTGCAGCAGGCGGGGGTGCCGGGGGCCTTCAGCGAGGTGCTGGACATGATCCACCGCACCGCCGAGGGGCAGCACGTGGACCTGGCGTGGGTGGAGCACCGCGAGTGGCAGCTGCATCCGGACGATTACCTGGAGATGGTGCGGCTCAAGACCGGCTACTACACCGTGGTGGTGCCGCTGCGGCTTGGCGCGGTGGTGGCGGGCCGCACGCCGGACCCGCGCTTCGAGGCGGCGGGCGTGGCGCTGGGCGCGGCCTTCCAGATCCGCGACGACGTGCTGAACCTGATTGGAGACGCGGCGCTCTACGGCAAGGAGATCGGCGGCGACCTGCTGGAGGGCAAGCGGACCCTGATCGTGCTGCACTGGCTGGACCACGCCCCGGCAGACCAGCGCGCCACCTTCCTGGCGCAGATGGCCCGGACCCGCAGTGACAAAGACCCGCAGCAGATCCTGACGCTGCTGGAGTGGCTGCGCGAAAGCGGCTCGGTGCAGTACGCGCAGGAGGTGGCCAACCGGCTGGGCGACGAGGGGCTGACGCTGCTGTCTGCGGCCCTGGCTGGCCTGCCGGGCCAGGACGCCGCTGGCCAGATCCTGACGCTGGCCGAACAGCTGACCCGGCGCGAGGCCTGA
- a CDS encoding aminotransferase class IV, with translation MSRPLPAELNHPAWLHGHSAFTTVRTRQGEPLLWERHLARLESTCALLGLPAPDPALPPLDPLPWGLLRLTVTEQGQFWSHRPLVPEPVPYTGLSVYLSGVQVHPHLGQHKTGNYLPYRLAAREAAAHGAQEALLQDAGGAWVDGSRSGLLLHSGGQWWVPAGGLPSVTRAAWLDELGVQAEAVNVTLEVVQNMEHLWLCGAGLGVAPVGRLSGPALNRTLRAEWPATHHPALRCLGAPG, from the coding sequence GTGAGCCGGCCGCTGCCGGCAGAGCTGAACCACCCGGCCTGGCTGCACGGGCACAGCGCTTTCACCACCGTCCGCACCCGGCAGGGAGAGCCATTGCTGTGGGAGCGGCACCTGGCGCGGCTGGAGTCCACTTGCGCCCTGCTGGGTCTGCCGGCGCCGGACCCGGCCCTGCCGCCGCTGGACCCGCTGCCCTGGGGCCTGCTGCGCCTGACCGTGACGGAGCAGGGCCAGTTCTGGTCGCACCGGCCGCTGGTGCCGGAACCGGTGCCATACACCGGCCTGAGCGTCTACCTGAGTGGCGTGCAGGTGCATCCGCACCTGGGGCAGCACAAGACCGGCAACTATCTCCCCTACCGGCTGGCGGCGCGTGAGGCCGCGGCCCACGGCGCCCAGGAAGCGCTGCTGCAGGACGCGGGCGGCGCCTGGGTGGACGGCTCGCGCAGCGGGCTGCTGCTGCACAGCGGCGGGCAGTGGTGGGTGCCGGCGGGCGGCCTGCCGAGCGTTACGCGGGCCGCGTGGCTGGATGAATTGGGCGTGCAGGCGGAAGCAGTGAACGTGACCCTGGAGGTGGTGCAGAACATGGAGCACCTGTGGCTGTGCGGTGCAGGCCTGGGGGTAGCGCCGGTGGGCCGGCTGTCCGGCCCGGCCCTGAACCGGACCCTTCGGGCTGAGTGGCCGGCCACCCATCACCCGGCGCTGCGCTGCCTGGGCGCCCCCGGCTGA
- a CDS encoding chorismate-binding protein, whose product MLPRLSPRQVLLRLRAAGVPGIVLLESLGPVTPTSRYTLLSAAPVQLIHDLPPRPDGEAFFPAWLGGLQYEAAAGWGLPTHPPTGPAQHWGWHPSGLIWDRQTDSLTLMGEAHLDWVALLGGPEAPDPELTVGAFSPDDLDYPAGVAAVQQLILAGEVYQVNLSRGVRASAQGDPLAAYLRLRDNNPSPYMAYAELGDGVVVSCSPEQLTRWEGHRVTARPIAGTHPRGETPPQDERLERELRASPKEQAEHLMLVDLIRHDLGWVSAPGTVQVPDLMLVERYSHVMHLVSEVEGVARPDLDVAGLLQATFPGGTITGAPKRRVMQAIRELEPGPRGWYTGSVGVVSGKRAELNILIRTAAFAPAPGGWIVEVRAGGGIVMDSAGGPETQETVHKAQALLNVLAGTQRPGQPPAAPRPGVGWRPPPAPGQHPMRVLLLDNFDSFTQNLAHDLAALGAEVLLRDHTARLDDLLALRPDAVLIGPGPGTPQTSGVTLPLTRRCLDLGLPLLGVCLGHQALGEALGGTVTRAPAAIHGKPERVRHAGTGLFEGVAPDAEFTRYHSLIVERLPAPARVTATSATGEIMALEAAHAPAWGVQFHPESVLSRPGRQLLHNWLTLARAAVAAR is encoded by the coding sequence ATGCTGCCCCGGCTCAGCCCACGCCAGGTCCTGCTGCGGCTGCGGGCCGCCGGCGTGCCGGGCATCGTGCTGCTGGAGTCGCTGGGGCCGGTCACGCCCACCTCGCGCTACACCCTGCTGAGCGCCGCGCCGGTGCAACTCATCCACGACCTGCCGCCGCGCCCGGACGGTGAAGCGTTCTTTCCGGCGTGGCTGGGCGGCCTGCAGTACGAGGCCGCCGCCGGCTGGGGCCTGCCCACCCACCCGCCAACCGGACCGGCCCAGCACTGGGGCTGGCATCCCAGCGGGCTGATCTGGGACCGGCAGACCGACTCGCTGACGCTGATGGGCGAGGCGCACCTGGACTGGGTGGCACTTCTAGGTGGGCCAGAGGCACCGGACCCGGAGCTGACGGTCGGGGCCTTTTCCCCGGACGACCTGGACTACCCGGCGGGCGTGGCGGCGGTCCAGCAGCTGATCCTGGCGGGCGAGGTGTATCAGGTCAACCTGTCGCGCGGGGTGCGGGCCAGCGCGCAGGGCGATCCGCTGGCCGCCTACCTGCGGCTGCGCGACAACAACCCCAGCCCGTACATGGCCTACGCCGAGCTGGGTGACGGCGTGGTGGTGTCCTGCAGTCCCGAGCAGCTGACCCGCTGGGAAGGCCACCGGGTGACGGCGCGGCCCATCGCCGGGACCCATCCGCGCGGCGAAACTCCCCCGCAGGACGAGCGGCTGGAACGGGAGCTGCGGGCCAGCCCGAAGGAGCAGGCCGAGCACCTGATGCTGGTGGACCTGATCCGCCACGACCTCGGCTGGGTGTCGGCGCCGGGGACGGTGCAGGTGCCGGACCTGATGCTGGTGGAGCGCTACAGCCACGTGATGCATCTGGTGAGCGAGGTGGAGGGCGTGGCCCGCCCCGATCTGGATGTGGCAGGGCTGCTGCAGGCCACCTTTCCGGGCGGCACCATCACCGGGGCGCCCAAACGCCGGGTGATGCAGGCGATCCGTGAGCTGGAGCCGGGGCCGCGCGGCTGGTACACCGGCAGCGTGGGTGTGGTCAGCGGGAAGCGAGCCGAGCTGAACATCCTGATCCGCACGGCGGCCTTCGCGCCGGCTCCGGGCGGCTGGATCGTGGAGGTGCGCGCGGGTGGCGGCATCGTGATGGACTCCGCCGGCGGGCCGGAGACACAGGAGACGGTCCATAAGGCCCAGGCGCTCCTGAACGTGCTGGCGGGAACGCAGCGCCCCGGCCAGCCGCCCGCCGCGCCGCGTCCAGGGGTGGGGTGGCGGCCTCCCCCAGCGCCGGGCCAGCACCCCATGCGCGTGCTGCTCCTCGACAACTTCGATTCGTTCACGCAGAATCTGGCGCACGATCTGGCCGCGCTGGGCGCCGAGGTGCTGCTGCGGGATCACACGGCCCGTCTGGACGACCTGCTGGCGCTGCGGCCGGACGCCGTGCTCATCGGTCCGGGCCCCGGCACCCCGCAGACCTCCGGCGTCACGCTGCCCTTGACCCGCCGCTGCCTGGACCTGGGCCTGCCGCTGCTGGGCGTGTGCCTGGGGCATCAGGCGCTGGGCGAGGCGCTGGGCGGCACCGTCACCCGGGCGCCAGCGGCCATCCACGGCAAGCCGGAGCGGGTGCGGCACGCCGGCACCGGGCTGTTCGAGGGCGTTGCGCCGGACGCCGAGTTCACCCGCTACCACTCGCTGATCGTGGAGCGGCTCCCGGCCCCGGCCCGCGTCACGGCCACGTCGGCCACCGGCGAGATCATGGCGCTGGAGGCGGCCCATGCGCCGGCCTGGGGGGTGCAGTTTCATCCGGAAAGCGTGCTGAGCCGCCCGGGACGGCAGCTGCTGCACAACTGGCTGACGCTGGCCCGCGCCGCCGTGGCGGCCCGGTGA
- a CDS encoding thiamine diphosphokinase: MTSAWILVGGRLVPGPALAALPHPDLVIAADGGARHATTLGVPVDLWVGDFDSSDGLTLDVPRDVHPRAKDSTDAELAIRLARERGSTSLAILGAFGGRFDHAFALALGAVRLAQEGLDVLLHSGDESGHPLRPGEPLHLTLAAGQTFSVLAAGPLHRLSIVGARWPLQAAEVPSGSGHTLSNEAAGGELVVQLTRGTALVTVLHPAGTLLAGDPYSVS; this comes from the coding sequence ATGACCTCCGCCTGGATTCTGGTGGGCGGCCGGCTGGTCCCGGGACCGGCGCTGGCCGCCCTGCCGCACCCCGATCTGGTGATCGCGGCGGACGGAGGGGCGCGGCACGCCACCACCCTGGGGGTTCCGGTCGACCTGTGGGTGGGCGACTTCGACAGCTCGGATGGCCTGACCCTCGACGTCCCCAGAGACGTGCATCCGCGAGCCAAGGACAGCACCGACGCGGAGCTGGCCATCCGGCTGGCGCGTGAACGCGGGTCCACCTCGCTGGCCATCCTGGGCGCCTTCGGGGGCCGCTTCGACCACGCCTTCGCGCTGGCGCTGGGGGCGGTCCGGCTGGCGCAGGAGGGCCTGGACGTGCTGCTGCACAGCGGGGACGAATCCGGCCACCCGCTGCGCCCCGGCGAACCGCTGCACCTGACCCTGGCCGCCGGGCAGACCTTCAGTGTGCTGGCCGCCGGCCCGCTGCACCGGCTGAGCATCGTGGGCGCGCGCTGGCCACTGCAGGCCGCCGAGGTGCCGTCCGGCAGCGGCCATACCCTCAGCAACGAGGCCGCCGGGGGTGAGCTGGTGGTGCAGTTGACGCGCGGCACCGCGCTGGTCACGGTGCTGCACCCGGCGGGAACTCTGCTCGCGGGCGATCCGTACTCTGTCTCATGA